atttgatgttattttaatggacaaaaaatgtttttctttcaaaagcaaggacatttctaagtgaccccaaacttttgaatggtataTATAAATCCCAGAGTCGTTAGTACCGTTCAAAAGTTATGAAGTGTTATCGTCTTTTCAtccgtacagtaggtggcgggatGCACATCCAATTGTGCATTCGCAAAAATACCATAGAAGAAGACGTGTATGTCGGTTGATCTCCAAAACACTTTCAAAGATGGCGTTGTCTAGTGTCTTGCAGAGTGAGTCTGCGGATTTTTCATTTAATAATGACCGGTCTTTTTCATTTGGTTGTCGATTCGGTCAGACCAACTTGGGATTTGGGGCTGCACCGGGCGACAGACTTAATTTCGCCATAAAAGCTTCACTCGGCCCTGACGACAAGGACGGCCCGGAGAGAAAAATAGAGTTTCTCCATGGGACTACCACCCTGGCTTTCAAAGTAAATTAAGATGGCTAGTTAAAgccttttttaaatgtaaaataaCTCACACATTAACTAAAATGATATCCGTGATAATTGTATTTGATATCAGCTATATCTAGCTATTTTGGTGACGTATTCTTGAGTTTCTTGCTTTGTCTGTTTTTCAGTTTTCTtgatggttagctagctagctagcttatgtTAGCGTGTTAATTGTGCTTGCTCATTGCCAACGCTAGCCAAGCTTGCAAGCTAGCTATCTAAATAACTACCTACAGTAGATTGACAACACTGACAGTTCTCCAGCTAGATTACAAGTTTGCTTTATCCAAATGTGTCACATACTAGCTAGTAGCCACAGTTTATTTGCTTGGCATTTGTCAGTCATTTCAATTGCACTTAGTTACGTGGTCCTATCCAGGGCAAAGGTTACTTGCTAAGTATACATTACATATGGGCCTAAACGTTGTTCATGAGAATTTGTATCCTTCTAAAAGTGTTGGATCAACTTCTCTGTAGCAGAAAGAAACCATCAACGGACAGCCAGTAAGGCCACCAATTTCTCAAGTCAAGAGCAGCTGGCCCTCCTTAACCAACCTGCAATCCCATTTGTCATCATTCCACAGTTCCAACATGGCGTCATCGTGGCGGTGGACTCTCGGGCCACAGCTGGCGCCTACATCGCCTCCCAGACTGTAAAGAAGGTTATAGAGATTAACCCGTACCTGCTGGGCACCATGGCTGGAGGTGCAGCAGACTGCAGCTTTTGGGAGCGCCTGCTGGCCCGCCAGTGTCGCGTCTATGAGCTTCGCAACAAGGAGCGCATCTCTGTGGCAGCTGCCTCCAAGCTTCTGGCAAATATGGTGTACCAGTATAAAGGCATGGGCCTCAGCATGGGCACCATGGTGTGTGGTTGGGACAAGAGGGGGCCAGGTAATTAAAACTCCTACACTCTGAGCACACGTGTTACCCCAATTGACGTAGCTATGTTACAGTGGAACCCCAGTCATACCTGTacatgtatttgtatttgtttacacTATGATCCGGTGAACTAGCCAACTATGTAAACTGTTTTCCCATACTCATACCAAAGGTAGGCAACATACAGCATGAGTTAGTAGCTGCTCAAAGTatgaggtgtgtgtatatattattttttgtGGTTCATAATAGCAATAGTTAGCAGGGATTGAGTGAACTTCTCCTGTCTCTGCTGCTTGTGAAAATGTttacaacacatcagctgtcaaCAGTTACCAACACAGTTCAGAAAGTAGGCTAAGTACTGGATTGAGTGCATTTTGGTTGTCTCCCACTAGATGGCATTGCTGTCACATTTGCTTACTTTTGTGTATTTAACTTGTGTTTTTAGATGCTGTGAGGTAATAAGTTAGTAGcctacattacagtacatgagGTGTGCTTAAAGAGGGCTGCACCATGACGCTGTGATGGGAGATTGATAGGGCTGGGACTGTGGGCCAGGGAGAGCCGGCGTGGTGATTGACGCAAGGTCTCGGCCCGGACAATTGGGTCGCATGCATAAAGTGGTTCTGCTTGATCGATGAGCTTTGTTCACAGAGTGTGGAGTATGTGTGGACTTTCAGACTGCCTGGGACCTTGGTGACTCGTATTAAATCCTGCAATCAATTGTGTGAATAATGATCCCACTATAAGTGCAGTAGGAATGGCAGCAGCTACAATGCCAGTGATTGAATGGAGAGGTAAATGTCATCTAAATTAAATCAATCTCGATTAAGAGAAAGCTCATTAGCGGTTACAATGATGTCAAGCACTGTTATTCTGGTGATTAAGTGTCTTAAGTGGCACAAGAAATATATCTAATGAAGTATGTTAAGATCTTGACTAATATGACTGTAATAACATTCAATGCCATGGCTCTCATATGGTGAACAGGCTTAGTGCCTGGTAATAACATTCAATGCCATGGCTCTCATATGGTGAACAGGCTTAGTGCCTGGTAATAACATTCAATGCCATGGCTCTCATATGGTGAACAGGCTTAGTGCCTGGTAATAACATTCAATGCCATGACTCTCATATGGTGAACAGGCTTAGTGCCTGGTAATAACATTCAATGCCATGACTCTCATATGGTGAACAGGCTTAGTGCCTGGTAATAACATTCAATGCCATGACTCTCATATGGTGAACAGGCTTAGTGCCTGGTAATAACATTCAATGCCATGGCTCTCATATGGTGAACAGGCTTAGTGCCTGGTAATAACATTCAATGCCATGACTCTCATATGGTGAACAGGCTTAGTGCCTGGTAATAACATTCAATGCCATGACTCTCATATGGTGAACAGGCTTAGTGCCTGGCTGCTAGATGGTGTGAGTTAACGCACACCTCTCGTGGTCGTGTTCTGTTGCTGGTTTCTAGGACACAAATCGTCTCATGTTTTGTGATCAGTGgacttaaagtaactgtccagtgaaaagctcacttttaaaagttcttattctgttaactcatatccaaataatgttgttgactcgtaCTATACTCCTATTTGTGGctaaaggggaaaaaaacacttcaaaagCAAGAATAATTTTTAGTGACACACATTctgtacgcccacaccattccaacacaattaacatacttaattacaatttttgggggggaagGAAAACTTTCACTATTAATTATTTCAAAGAAATCTGGGAACATTGAACAGTTACTTTTAAAGGGTACGCGTCATAAATGGAGAGAGACCATATGATGCATTGACGGCCAAGTTAATGCACTGTAATACCAAACCACATAGGCTCctgaagtgagtgagtgagtcagtggATTTGCACAGGTAGCAGGAGCTGCACAGTATAGGTAAGCTGCTGTTCCCTAGTGAGTGTGAGGCTGAGCATCTGTTTTTGAAGCCCCTGGCCTCCTTTCCCTTGGAGCGGAGCCAGTGATGTGTTTAAGTGAGACagacacattcagacagacagacactctgctcGTCTGTCTGATGCCAGCCCCTGCTCTTCTGAAGGCTGTCACTCTGATGTTCCTCAGCGCTGACATGAAAAAGAGCTAGAGCTTAACCGCCTGTCACCTAACTGGTGGAGTGGAAGGCGAGGCGCTATGCCGAAACGTTCCGCCTTTCGCAGCCCGCCGCCTTCCTGCAGGTTTATGTGGGCTCGTGAATTTAAGCCCTTTTGTTCTGCCGTGATGAgcgtccccctctcccctcatcttctGTGCCGCTTCTCAGTGAcgcactctccctccccctccgtcaTCCCAATCTACATTCCTGCATTCTCTACATAGATCCCAGGTGTGTTATGGATGTGGAGGTGTTGGTGCTTTTATCCCTGCCTGGCCCTGAAGAGccaccctcctccttcctccctgcctctttGCATGAGTGGCTGCCTTTAGAAAAGTCTCTTCTATTACATTTTTAACCAGTCCTCAGTCTTCACTCGCAGCTCCAAAATGGCAAATTATCCTGGCGCATAGGCAGGAGCTTAGTGATTATCAGAGAGAGCTAACGACGCGTATAGAAGGTGCAATTTGCCAGTTGAAAGCAATTGTGACTTCTTAGAGCAATTTCTTAAAGAAGTGTGCTTTAATAGGCTGTCCTTAACTGGCCTGGgagctgtactgtgtgtgtgtgtgtgtgtgtgtgtgtgtgtgtgtgtgtggtgtgagattCAAAATTATCATAGGTTCATGTTTTGATGGTGTTGAGAGACTGGCTTTTTCCCTCCCTGATTCACCATCTGTAGGTTGGCTCTCTGGTGGAACAGCACAGGCTGGTTGGGCTAGTCACTGCTGCTGCGTCACTGTGATCAAGCCCTCTGCGTGTCACATTGGGGATTAAACTGTCTCACAAGTCATCCTTGCAAATACACCAGCCTgaattttgtgtgtgtatgtgtgcttgcaTTATCAGGTGTAGCATGTGCGAGTGTGTATATATGAATATGGTTGTGATTTTGTTTAGTTTTTCCATCTTTCCTCTGAGTTCGGGTCACCTGCTTGGCCTGGTATGGGTCGATAGTTAATTTGGGTGTGTTGGGAGGGATCAATAAGGCCTAGAGCAGCGCCCTGgggtagacaggcaggcagtgttTCGGGATGTGCCTCGTCAGCAGGTTCTGCTGGGCTTGGTTTACTTTGAGAGGATGCAGCTGTTCACATTCCCTCTGGAGGGCACCGCATGGTGTGTGCACTTGGATCTattacgtgtttgtgtgtgtgtgagagagaagtgtGTTTGTGGATGGTAGGGCTGTCcctaacaaaaaaatatatatatataatcttggTCGACTGAGTTGTCTGTTCTTTCAACCAAGCGATTGGTAGACATTTTGTTAAAgtgtatttttaaatatat
This DNA window, taken from Oncorhynchus tshawytscha isolate Ot180627B linkage group LG10, Otsh_v2.0, whole genome shotgun sequence, encodes the following:
- the LOC112235699 gene encoding proteasome subunit beta type-5, translated to MALSSVLQSESADFSFNNDRSFSFGCRFGQTNLGFGAAPGDRLNFAIKASLGPDDKDGPERKIEFLHGTTTLAFKFQHGVIVAVDSRATAGAYIASQTVKKVIEINPYLLGTMAGGAADCSFWERLLARQCRVYELRNKERISVAAASKLLANMVYQYKGMGLSMGTMVCGWDKRGPGLYYVDSEGNRVCGDLFAVGSGSMYAYGVVDSGLRQDLSVEEACELGRRAIYQATYRDAYSGGQVNLYHVHSEGWTRVSQEDVLKLHHQYQEPKK